Proteins encoded in a region of the Mucilaginibacter sabulilitoris genome:
- a CDS encoding cob(I)yrinic acid a,c-diamide adenosyltransferase has translation MKIYTKTGDKGFTSLIGGTRVPKHHLRIESYGTVDELNSYIGLIRDQDIAGHDKEMLKQIQDRLFTIGSSLASDPEKSKMIIPDLHIADVELLEQEIDAMNGQLPELRHFILPGGNNIISFCHIARCICRRAERITVHLSEESTVDEKVNVYLNRLSDYLFTLARKIGNERKIPENQWIPRI, from the coding sequence ATGAAAATATATACTAAAACGGGTGATAAAGGGTTTACATCATTGATAGGAGGTACCCGCGTGCCTAAGCACCATTTGCGTATTGAAAGCTACGGCACTGTTGATGAACTTAATTCTTATATTGGTCTTATCCGGGATCAGGATATAGCAGGCCACGATAAGGAGATGTTGAAGCAGATTCAGGACAGATTGTTTACTATTGGCTCCTCACTGGCGTCAGACCCCGAGAAGTCAAAAATGATCATACCTGACCTGCATATCGCTGATGTGGAATTGCTGGAACAGGAAATAGATGCCATGAATGGGCAATTGCCTGAATTACGTCATTTTATTTTACCGGGCGGAAATAATATCATTTCGTTTTGCCATATTGCAAGATGTATTTGCCGTAGGGCCGAAAGGATTACCGTTCACCTGTCGGAAGAAAGTACCGTTGACGAAAAAGTGAATGTTTATCTGAACAGATTGAGCGATTACCTGTTCACTTTGGCACGTAAAATTGGAAACGAGCGTAAAATACCTGAAAACCAATGGATACCGCGCATTTGA
- a CDS encoding RecQ family ATP-dependent DNA helicase: MTIEEILKQYWNHDSFRPMQAEIIKSVLLGHDTLALLPTGGGKSVCFQVPALAKEGICIVISPLIALMKDQVENLKAKGINAVAIVSGMGVREIDLALDNCIYGTVKFLYLSPERLLSELVRERIKYMKVNLIAVDEAHCISQWGYDFRPPYLHIADLRELHPDVPVLALTATATSEVKEDIQQKLRFKSPVIYQQSFERRNISYVVQDAENKYRKMLDIANGVKGSGIIYVRSRKDAAEIAKYYNDNGIKADYYHAGLSMDQRAEKQESWKNNRTRVMVATNAFGMGIDKPDVRFVIHKDMPESLEAYYQEAGRGGRDEHKAYAILLYTHADRLKQKKMFLLNFPSVEEIKHVYHCLANYYQLAYGAGEGLSFDLDLGDFCSRFKLDAIKTLNALKFLEKDEYLSFNESVSLPSRFRFEVVNEVLYNFQIQNAGWDPFIKTLLRSYGGSFENYVRLKEYDLAKRTNLNVQQVIDGLMQLQGFGLISYMKQTDQPQVTYLKPRQQANRLFINRKYIEERKETYRQKMEAVFAYAVHKKCRSQMLLAYFDEPNARKCGVCDVCLEEKRKKNVDEIFDNITHEIVQLLTISTPDIDALITTINIGTEKEKMETLRLLLDAGKIKTDGEKYYLA; this comes from the coding sequence ATGACCATAGAGGAAATATTAAAACAGTACTGGAACCATGATAGCTTTCGGCCTATGCAGGCCGAGATCATCAAGTCTGTTTTATTAGGGCATGATACTTTAGCGCTTTTGCCAACCGGTGGTGGTAAATCAGTTTGTTTCCAGGTACCTGCATTGGCCAAAGAGGGGATATGCATTGTCATATCGCCCCTCATAGCGCTAATGAAAGACCAGGTAGAAAACTTAAAGGCGAAGGGCATCAATGCGGTAGCCATAGTATCTGGCATGGGGGTACGTGAAATTGACCTTGCACTTGACAACTGTATTTACGGAACCGTTAAGTTTTTATACCTGTCGCCCGAGCGCTTACTTTCTGAACTGGTGCGCGAGCGCATCAAATACATGAAGGTAAACCTCATTGCGGTTGACGAGGCGCATTGTATATCACAATGGGGGTACGATTTCAGGCCCCCGTACCTGCACATTGCCGATCTGCGCGAGCTGCACCCTGATGTGCCTGTGCTGGCGCTTACCGCGACGGCCACATCAGAGGTTAAAGAAGATATCCAACAAAAGCTGCGGTTTAAGTCGCCGGTTATCTATCAGCAAAGTTTTGAGCGCCGTAACATCAGCTATGTAGTGCAGGATGCGGAGAATAAATACCGTAAAATGCTCGATATAGCAAATGGGGTTAAAGGCAGCGGTATTATATATGTACGCAGCCGTAAAGACGCGGCAGAGATAGCCAAATACTATAATGATAATGGTATTAAGGCCGATTATTATCACGCCGGCCTTTCGATGGATCAGCGAGCCGAGAAACAGGAAAGCTGGAAAAATAACCGCACCCGGGTAATGGTAGCCACCAATGCCTTTGGAATGGGTATTGATAAGCCTGATGTTCGTTTCGTAATACATAAGGACATGCCCGAAAGTCTGGAAGCTTATTACCAGGAGGCGGGCCGTGGCGGGCGGGACGAGCACAAGGCATACGCTATCCTATTGTATACTCACGCCGACAGATTAAAACAGAAAAAAATGTTTCTGCTCAATTTTCCGTCGGTTGAGGAGATCAAACATGTTTACCATTGTTTGGCTAATTATTACCAATTAGCCTATGGTGCCGGCGAAGGCTTAAGCTTTGATCTTGACCTTGGCGACTTTTGCAGCCGCTTTAAGTTGGATGCTATAAAAACACTCAACGCCCTCAAGTTTTTGGAGAAGGATGAATACTTGTCATTTAACGAAAGCGTGTCTTTGCCATCCCGTTTCCGGTTTGAGGTAGTGAACGAGGTATTGTATAATTTTCAGATACAAAATGCAGGCTGGGATCCGTTTATCAAAACACTGCTGCGCTCGTATGGCGGCTCGTTTGAAAACTATGTACGCTTAAAAGAGTACGACCTGGCTAAACGTACCAACCTCAACGTTCAGCAGGTAATTGACGGCCTGATGCAGTTGCAAGGCTTTGGCCTGATCAGCTATATGAAGCAAACCGACCAACCACAGGTTACCTATTTAAAACCAAGGCAGCAAGCCAACCGGCTTTTTATTAACCGGAAATACATTGAGGAACGTAAGGAAACTTACCGCCAAAAGATGGAAGCGGTATTTGCTTATGCTGTGCATAAAAAATGCCGCAGCCAAATGCTGTTGGCTTATTTTGATGAACCTAACGCCCGCAAATGTGGCGTTTGCGATGTTTGCCTGGAAGAAAAAAGGAAAAAAAATGTCGACGAGATATTTGATAACATTACCCATGAAATTGTGCAGCTGCTTACTATATCAACTCCAGATATTGATGCATTAATCACCACCATTAACATAGGCACCGAAAAAGAAAAGATGGAAACCCTTCGTCTGCTGCTTGATGCCGGCAAAATTAAAACCGACGGCGAAAAGTATTATTTAGCATAA
- a CDS encoding citrate synthase: MSETAQLKIGDKTFDLPVIEGTEGEKAIDISKLRDQSGFVTLDIGYKNTGATKSAITFLDGEKGILKYRGYTIEQLAENASFIEVAYLLINGELPTEKQLADFQYEISRHTLVHEDMKKFFDGFPSKSHPMGQLSSLVGALAAFNPESLKSGLTTEEVNLEIKKLLAKMSTVVSWIYKKSLGHPVVYPQNKYDYVTNFLYMTFAERTEDYKVDKVIVDVMNKLLILHADHEQNCSTSTVRIVGSSDANLYASISAGISALWGPLHGGANQAVIEMLEKIKNDGGDTDKWIAKAKDKNDPFRLMGFGHRVYKNFDPRAKIIKKACDDILEKLGINDEVLEIAKKLEEVALKDPYFVERKLYPNVDFYSGIIYRALGFPTEMFTVLFALGRLPGWIAQWKEMKENKEPIGRPRQIYTGDTTKEYIDIKKR; the protein is encoded by the coding sequence ATGTCGGAAACAGCACAACTAAAAATTGGTGATAAAACATTTGACCTCCCGGTAATAGAGGGCACTGAAGGTGAAAAAGCAATTGATATTTCTAAGCTCCGGGATCAGAGCGGTTTTGTAACTCTTGATATCGGCTACAAAAACACAGGAGCAACAAAAAGTGCAATTACCTTTTTAGATGGCGAAAAAGGCATATTAAAATATCGCGGTTACACCATAGAACAACTGGCCGAAAATGCCAGCTTTATTGAAGTAGCCTATCTGCTTATAAATGGCGAATTACCTACCGAAAAGCAGCTTGCTGATTTTCAGTATGAGATAAGCCGGCATACCCTGGTTCATGAGGATATGAAGAAGTTTTTTGACGGGTTTCCGTCAAAATCGCACCCAATGGGGCAGCTTTCATCATTGGTAGGAGCCTTAGCGGCATTTAATCCTGAATCACTAAAATCAGGTCTTACTACCGAGGAAGTAAATTTGGAGATTAAAAAGCTGTTGGCCAAAATGAGTACTGTGGTATCATGGATCTACAAAAAATCGTTAGGGCACCCGGTAGTTTATCCGCAAAATAAATATGATTATGTGACCAACTTCCTGTACATGACCTTTGCAGAACGTACAGAGGATTATAAAGTTGATAAGGTTATAGTTGACGTAATGAACAAATTGCTGATACTCCATGCCGATCATGAGCAAAATTGCTCAACATCAACCGTTCGTATCGTTGGTTCATCTGATGCTAACTTGTATGCTTCAATTTCGGCTGGAATATCAGCCCTTTGGGGGCCGTTACATGGCGGTGCAAACCAGGCGGTAATTGAAATGCTGGAGAAAATCAAGAATGATGGTGGTGATACAGACAAATGGATAGCGAAAGCAAAAGATAAAAATGATCCATTCCGTCTGATGGGATTTGGTCATCGGGTATATAAAAACTTTGATCCAAGGGCCAAGATTATCAAGAAGGCCTGCGATGATATATTAGAGAAGCTGGGTATTAACGATGAAGTGCTGGAAATAGCTAAAAAGCTGGAAGAAGTAGCATTAAAAGATCCATATTTTGTAGAGCGGAAGTTATATCCGAATGTTGATTTTTACTCTGGTATTATTTACAGGGCTTTAGGTTTCCCTACCGAAATGTTTACCGTACTGTTTGCCCTGGGCCGTTTACCGGGATGGATAGCACAGTGGAAAGAAATGAAAGAGAACAAGGAGCCTATCGGCCGCCCTCGTCAGATATATACTGGTGACACTACTAAGGAGTATATAGATATAAAGAAAAGATAA
- a CDS encoding chitinase, translating to MRSIISSSKLIAVVFSALVISAFSCGNSNNSSSKQAAKAPAPQKAVSISSLISEQQFNDLFPQRDKFYSYTAFVKAADELGQVKIKVTRRALSVYQYIRTDKKTGKSAVVRQDVDWNEEWAKKKPDSTFSVDYGNFCTQFDATLNKKELAAFFAHIAHETRHGVNATYTDGLMLIHESNTALTYIAESDEYPPVAGKKYYGRGPMQLSYNGNYGLASNCIFGDPKILLNNPDLVETDPVVAFKAAIYFWMTPESHKPSAHDVMTGKWQPNAVDKAKGRTPGFGMTINIVNGEVECNKGDNMYNMNDRIGFYQFFLKKMGITDANCACSCGKMEPYRYSE from the coding sequence ATGAGATCGATCATATCATCATCTAAGTTAATCGCAGTAGTATTTTCGGCCCTGGTAATTTCGGCCTTTAGCTGCGGCAACAGCAACAATAGCAGTTCAAAGCAAGCTGCTAAGGCTCCTGCTCCGCAAAAAGCGGTCTCCATATCTAGCCTTATCAGTGAGCAGCAATTTAATGATCTTTTTCCCCAACGCGACAAATTTTACTCTTACACCGCCTTTGTAAAAGCAGCCGATGAACTGGGTCAGGTAAAGATAAAAGTAACCAGGCGGGCTCTATCTGTTTATCAATATATACGTACCGATAAAAAAACGGGTAAATCGGCAGTTGTACGGCAGGATGTGGACTGGAACGAGGAATGGGCCAAGAAGAAACCCGACAGCACCTTTTCTGTTGACTATGGTAACTTTTGCACCCAGTTTGATGCCACGCTTAATAAAAAGGAGTTAGCAGCATTTTTCGCCCACATAGCGCATGAAACCCGTCATGGGGTAAATGCCACCTATACCGATGGACTAATGCTGATACACGAAAGCAACACCGCCTTAACCTATATAGCCGAAAGTGACGAGTACCCACCTGTTGCCGGTAAAAAATACTATGGCCGCGGCCCAATGCAGCTAAGCTACAATGGCAATTACGGACTGGCGTCCAACTGTATATTCGGTGACCCGAAGATATTGTTAAACAACCCCGACCTCGTAGAAACTGATCCGGTAGTAGCCTTTAAAGCCGCCATTTATTTTTGGATGACGCCTGAAAGCCACAAACCATCGGCCCATGATGTAATGACCGGTAAGTGGCAGCCTAATGCTGTTGATAAGGCTAAAGGCCGCACCCCTGGTTTCGGTATGACCATTAACATCGTAAATGGCGAAGTGGAATGTAATAAAGGCGACAACATGTACAACATGAACGACCGTATTGGCTTTTATCAGTTCTTTTTAAAGAAAATGGGTATTACCGATGCTAATTGCGCCTGCTCATGCGGTAAAATGGAGCCGTATAGATATAGTGA
- a CDS encoding lmo0937 family membrane protein encodes MRGLLYIIAVILVIGWLFGAFIHPFGGGLIHILLVIAIIAVLLGVIRRA; translated from the coding sequence ATGAGAGGCTTATTGTACATTATCGCTGTAATCCTGGTAATAGGATGGCTATTCGGAGCATTTATTCACCCATTTGGTGGTGGCTTAATTCACATACTCTTAGTTATAGCTATTATAGCTGTGCTATTGGGAGTAATCCGAAGGGCATAA
- a CDS encoding GIN domain-containing protein, with protein sequence MKTNLIAIFTVVVTVLGIANSTQAAVNNNNNAGVVLTDISKINKIEIYGNVKVYVSNGDADQVKVYNRYYSESALVQSRNGVLRISSYKAEKLEVWVTAKELNAITAYDNAEVKSFGNLSAIELDVKLYNNASADLKLDAFSAAVTMNDKTRANLSGNVSEYSLNRSVASSVNRTHLVVDHSTEVTNGIKAKASEYAFL encoded by the coding sequence ATGAAAACTAACTTAATAGCCATCTTTACAGTAGTAGTTACCGTACTTGGCATCGCAAATTCAACTCAAGCCGCTGTTAATAACAACAACAATGCAGGCGTAGTTTTAACCGACATTTCTAAAATCAATAAAATTGAGATTTACGGCAATGTTAAAGTATATGTATCAAACGGCGACGCCGATCAGGTAAAGGTTTATAACCGTTATTATTCAGAAAGCGCATTGGTTCAATCACGCAACGGTGTATTACGTATCTCATCATACAAAGCCGAAAAACTGGAAGTTTGGGTAACAGCAAAAGAACTGAACGCTATAACTGCTTATGATAATGCCGAAGTTAAATCATTTGGAAATCTTTCGGCCATTGAGCTTGATGTGAAATTATACAATAACGCATCTGCCGATTTAAAATTGGATGCTTTTAGCGCAGCCGTTACCATGAACGACAAAACCCGTGCTAACCTGAGTGGTAATGTAAGTGAATATAGCTTAAACCGCAGTGTTGCTTCAAGTGTAAACAGAACCCATTTGGTTGTCGATCATTCAACCGAAGTAACAAATGGTATAAAAGCAAAAGCCAGCGAATATGCATTTTTATAA
- a CDS encoding 2-C-methyl-D-erythritol 4-phosphate cytidylyltransferase produces MSSPLTSHISHLTSKKNYAVIVAGGSGTRMQSAVPKQFLLLNGLPVLMHTIRAFEQSWVTPTIVLVLPLTYHAYWQQLCDVHSFTTPHLLVAGGETRFHSVKNGIDQIPDKDSLIAVHDAVRPLTSKQIIETSYQYAEKHGNAVTAVKSRDSVRQLVNGKSVSLSRDQIYLIQTPQTFRADLLKKAYEQPYSDKFTDDASVMEQYGFEIHLIEGNHQNIKITFPEDLIIAELFLNKKPQA; encoded by the coding sequence ATGTCTTCTCCTCTCACATCTCATATCTCACATCTCACATCTAAAAAAAACTATGCTGTAATAGTTGCAGGAGGTTCGGGCACAAGGATGCAATCGGCTGTTCCCAAGCAGTTTTTGCTACTTAATGGATTACCAGTGCTGATGCATACCATCAGGGCTTTTGAACAATCATGGGTAACTCCGACTATTGTACTGGTTTTACCGCTGACCTATCATGCGTACTGGCAGCAACTTTGTGATGTTCACTCATTTACTACCCCACATTTGCTGGTAGCAGGCGGCGAAACACGTTTTCATTCTGTAAAAAACGGAATTGATCAAATACCTGACAAAGATTCGCTGATAGCTGTCCATGATGCTGTACGCCCGCTTACCAGTAAGCAGATCATCGAAACATCGTATCAGTATGCCGAAAAACATGGCAATGCTGTTACGGCGGTTAAAAGCCGCGATTCAGTAAGGCAGTTAGTTAATGGTAAATCGGTAAGTTTATCAAGAGACCAGATATACCTGATACAAACACCGCAAACCTTCAGGGCCGATTTGCTAAAAAAGGCTTATGAACAACCTTATAGCGATAAATTTACAGACGATGCCAGCGTGATGGAACAATATGGTTTTGAAATACACCTTATCGAAGGTAATCATCAAAACATAAAGATCACCTTTCCTGAAGATTTAATCATTGCCGAACTATTTTTAAATAAAAAACCACAGGCCTGA
- a CDS encoding ABC transporter permease, producing MLFLKLFRESFLFAYDALRQNKLRTMLSLLGVTIGIFTIIAVFSAVDTLRNNLQNSVNKLGNNSVYIQKWPWVGGSDFPWWKYLQRPVPKLKDFNELTRRSQTAEALSYEIFIDNRTIKYQSNTIDGAQVDAASKDHDKTWNFDFAYGRYFTEMESKTGAPVTNIGYDIAQSLFPGGDAVGKQIKVMGRYVTIVGVFSKQGKDMLGISTDKEVLLPLNFAHNLIDIQNEKYGPQIVVRGRVGVPVDDVESELQGLMRSIRSLRPGQEDNFSLNRTTMLTNELDRLFGIINIAGAIIGGFSILVGGFGIANIMFVSVKERTNIIGIQKSLGAKNYFILLQFLIESIILCLLGGLIGLLLVYFLTFGVKAVFDIQVVLDLKNIIVGIGTSVTIGVISGIIPAYFASRLDPVEAIRTN from the coding sequence ATGCTATTTTTAAAACTTTTCAGAGAAAGCTTTCTGTTTGCTTATGATGCGCTAAGACAAAACAAACTGCGAACCATGCTTTCATTGCTTGGAGTAACAATTGGCATATTTACTATTATAGCTGTTTTTTCGGCAGTTGATACGTTGCGTAACAACTTGCAGAACAGTGTAAATAAGTTAGGTAACAACAGTGTTTATATCCAAAAATGGCCGTGGGTGGGCGGCAGCGATTTTCCCTGGTGGAAATACCTGCAAAGACCGGTACCAAAGTTAAAGGATTTTAACGAGCTTACACGCCGCAGTCAAACTGCCGAAGCATTGTCATACGAAATATTTATCGACAACCGCACTATTAAGTATCAAAGTAACACCATTGACGGGGCTCAGGTGGATGCAGCATCAAAAGACCATGATAAAACCTGGAACTTTGACTTTGCCTATGGCAGATATTTTACTGAAATGGAATCGAAAACAGGGGCGCCTGTAACCAATATCGGGTATGATATTGCGCAAAGCCTGTTCCCGGGTGGCGATGCCGTAGGCAAACAGATCAAAGTAATGGGCCGCTACGTTACTATAGTGGGTGTTTTTTCAAAACAAGGTAAGGATATGCTGGGTATATCAACCGATAAAGAGGTTTTATTGCCACTTAATTTTGCCCATAATCTTATTGACATACAAAACGAAAAATATGGTCCTCAAATAGTTGTGCGCGGCAGGGTGGGTGTACCGGTTGATGATGTGGAAAGTGAATTGCAGGGACTCATGCGCTCTATCAGGAGCTTAAGACCTGGGCAGGAAGATAATTTTTCACTAAACAGAACAACCATGCTCACTAATGAGCTCGACAGGCTATTCGGTATCATTAATATCGCGGGTGCAATTATAGGTGGTTTCTCTATCCTGGTAGGGGGCTTTGGTATTGCTAATATTATGTTTGTATCAGTAAAAGAGCGCACCAATATCATAGGCATCCAAAAATCACTCGGGGCCAAAAATTATTTTATACTGCTGCAATTTTTAATTGAATCAATAATACTTTGTTTATTGGGTGGATTAATAGGCTTATTACTTGTTTACTTCTTAACTTTTGGGGTTAAGGCTGTTTTTGATATACAAGTGGTACTCGATTTAAAAAATATTATAGTTGGTATTGGTACTTCTGTTACAATAGGTGTAATTTCGGGCATTATACCGGCGTATTTTGCTTCAAGACTCGACCCTGTTGAGGCTATACGCACAAACTAA
- a CDS encoding DUF3347 domain-containing protein — MKVINNVILFSLLIAVTACNQTAKPVKDEVVKIDSNKAVVAQVVDTANTAEVFNAYIGLKNQFLRSDVDSIKNTALGLESKLAGIKGCTETATLAHQIATSTDIKVQRNTFLILSKDIVTLVKGSKFKSAPIYVDYCPMADNGKGGYWLSVNKSIENPYFPEHMKECGQVKEQIN; from the coding sequence ATGAAGGTCATCAACAACGTAATTCTTTTTAGTCTCCTTATCGCCGTAACGGCGTGTAACCAAACCGCCAAACCAGTAAAAGATGAAGTAGTAAAAATAGATAGCAATAAAGCAGTAGTAGCCCAGGTGGTTGATACCGCCAATACTGCTGAGGTATTTAACGCTTACATTGGTTTAAAAAATCAGTTTTTAAGATCGGACGTTGATAGCATTAAAAACACGGCTTTGGGGCTGGAAAGTAAACTTGCAGGCATTAAAGGCTGTACCGAAACTGCCACGCTTGCCCATCAGATAGCAACATCAACTGATATCAAAGTACAAAGAAATACTTTTTTGATTTTAAGTAAAGATATTGTTACGCTTGTTAAAGGCTCAAAATTTAAATCAGCCCCAATCTATGTTGATTATTGCCCCATGGCCGATAATGGCAAGGGTGGCTACTGGCTCTCAGTAAATAAATCCATCGAAAATCCGTATTTTCCAGAGCATATGAAGGAGTGCGGCCAAGTTAAAGAGCAGATAAATTAA
- a CDS encoding DUF2795 domain-containing protein, protein MYWTLELASHLEDAPWPATKDELIDYAIRSGAPVEVIENLQALEDDGEPYENIEEIWPDYPTKDDFFFNEDEY, encoded by the coding sequence ATGTATTGGACACTTGAACTGGCATCTCACCTTGAAGATGCGCCCTGGCCCGCAACAAAAGACGAATTAATTGATTATGCTATTCGTTCAGGAGCTCCTGTAGAGGTTATTGAAAACCTGCAGGCGTTGGAAGACGATGGTGAACCATATGAGAATATCGAAGAAATATGGCCGGACTATCCAACAAAAGACGATTTCTTTTTCAACGAAGACGAATATTAG
- the queA gene encoding tRNA preQ1(34) S-adenosylmethionine ribosyltransferase-isomerase QueA, translated as MKLSQFKFNLPESLVAHNPSATRDEARLMVLHKDSGKIEHKIFKDVLDYFDDQDVMILNNTKVFPARLYGNKEKTGATIEVFLLRELNKELRLWDVLVDPARKIRVGNKLYFGDDDLLIAEVVDNTTSRGRTIRFLFDGTEEEFRRNVEILGETPLPKYIKRKATAEDKERYQTIFAKHEGAVAAPTAGLHFSRELMKRLELKGIEFAEVTLHVGLGTFRPVEVEDLTKHKMDSEQFIIEQKQADIVNRGIERKKRICAVGTTSMRAIESAVSAGKTLKAANDWTSKFIFPPYDFSIANTMITNFHTPESTLLMMICAFGGYENVMNAYEVAVKEKYRFYSYGDAMLII; from the coding sequence ATGAAATTATCTCAATTTAAATTCAATTTACCCGAATCATTAGTAGCACATAACCCATCAGCAACTCGCGACGAGGCTCGTTTAATGGTTTTACACAAGGATTCTGGCAAAATTGAGCATAAAATATTTAAAGACGTGCTGGATTATTTTGACGACCAGGATGTCATGATCCTGAATAATACCAAAGTATTTCCTGCACGTTTATATGGAAATAAAGAAAAAACCGGCGCAACTATTGAAGTATTTTTGCTGCGCGAATTAAACAAAGAACTGCGTTTATGGGATGTGTTGGTTGACCCTGCACGTAAAATACGCGTAGGTAATAAGCTGTACTTTGGAGACGACGATCTTTTAATTGCAGAAGTTGTTGACAATACTACCTCACGTGGCCGTACCATCCGCTTTTTATTTGACGGCACCGAAGAAGAGTTTCGCAGAAATGTGGAGATACTGGGCGAAACACCGCTGCCAAAATACATTAAACGTAAAGCCACCGCCGAAGATAAAGAACGTTACCAAACTATTTTTGCCAAGCACGAAGGTGCAGTTGCAGCTCCTACTGCTGGTTTGCATTTTAGCCGTGAGCTCATGAAACGCCTTGAATTAAAAGGCATTGAGTTTGCAGAGGTTACCCTGCATGTTGGTTTAGGCACCTTCCGCCCGGTTGAGGTTGAGGACTTGACCAAACACAAAATGGATTCTGAACAGTTTATTATTGAGCAAAAACAGGCTGATATTGTAAACCGGGGCATTGAGCGTAAAAAACGCATTTGCGCTGTGGGCACAACTTCTATGCGCGCTATTGAATCTGCAGTTTCTGCAGGCAAAACACTTAAAGCGGCTAACGACTGGACAAGCAAATTCATATTCCCTCCGTACGATTTCAGCATCGCTAACACCATGATTACCAACTTCCACACTCCTGAATCAACCTTGTTGATGATGATCTGTGCGTTTGGCGGTTATGAAAATGTGATGAATGCTTATGAAGTGGCGGTAAAAGAAAAATATCGTTTTTACAGCTATGGCGATGCCATGCTGATCATCTAA
- a CDS encoding lmo0937 family membrane protein: MRGLLYIIAVILVIGWVFGFFVSHLGGLIHILLVIAVIAVLLGIIRRA; encoded by the coding sequence ATGAGAGGTTTATTATATATTATCGCCGTTATTCTGGTAATCGGGTGGGTATTTGGATTTTTTGTTAGCCACCTTGGCGGGCTTATTCACATTTTATTAGTTATAGCCGTTATAGCTGTACTCTTAGGAATTATCAGAAGAGCATAA